Proteins encoded together in one Carassius auratus strain Wakin chromosome 32, ASM336829v1, whole genome shotgun sequence window:
- the LOC113051968 gene encoding ATP-dependent Clp protease ATP-binding subunit clpX-like, mitochondrial isoform X1, with protein sequence MSCTCASAARKLLNSAHRGFSGSGVQLLLLSRLGTREVHLASRVPVRWFSETSVYYAAKDGMKDGDGGKKSVGEGSGKRSSSSNSGKGGSHLRCPKCGDPCTHVETFVSSTRFVKCEKCHHFFVVLSETDTKKSLSKDPESAAEAVKLAFQQKPPPPPKKIFGYLDKFVVGQDHAKKVLSVAVYNHYKRIYNNMPAGSRQQQVEVEKQASLTPRELELRRREDEYRFTKLLQIAGISPHGNALGASMQQQLNQQAPPEKRGGEVLDSTHTDIKLEKSNIVLLGPTGSGKTLLAQTLAKCLDVPFAICDCTTLTQAGYVGEDIESVIAKLLQDANYVIEKAQQGIVFLDEVDKIGSVPGIHQLRDVGGEGVQQGLLKLLEGTIVNVPEKNTRKLRGETVQVDTTNILFVASGAFNGLDRIISRRKNEKYLGFGTPSNMGKGRRAAAAADLANTTGGEVDVVAEIEEKDRLLNHVEARDLIEFGMIPEFVGRLPVVVPLHSLDEETLVRILTEPRNAVVPQYQALFSMDKCDLSMTPDALRAIARLALERKTGARGLRSIMEKLLLDPMFEVPHSDIVSVEVNKEVVDGKAPPRYIRAAAKDSSEEEYDSGIEEENWTRHADAAKN encoded by the exons ATGTCGTGTACGTGTGCTTCAGCAGCGAGAAAACTCCTAAACTCAGCTCACAGAG GATTCTCTGGCTCTGGAGTGCAGCTGCTGTTACTGAGCCGCTTGGGGACTCGTGAGGTTCATCTGGCAAGCCGCGTCCCCGTCAGGTGGTTCTCCGAGACGTCTGTGTATTATGCTGCAAAAGATGGGATGAAGGATGGAGATGGTGGAAAG AAATCTGTCGGTGAAGGAAGTGGGAAAAGAAGCAGCTCTAGTAATTCTGGAAAAGGAGGAAGTCACCTGAGGTGCCCCAAATGTGGAGATCCTTGCACACATGTAGAAACATTTGTTT CATCAACTCGCtttgtgaaatgtgaaaagtgcCACCACTTTTTTGTGGTGCTTTCAGAAACTGACACCAAGAAGAGTTTGAGTAAAGACCCAGAGTCTGCAGCTGAAGCTGTCAAGTTGGCTTTCCAGCAGAAACCCCCTCCGCCTCCTAAAAAG ATCTTTGGTTATCTTGATAAGTTTGTTGTGGGTCAGGATCATGCTAAGAAGGTTCTGTCAGTGGCCGTGTACAATCATTATAAACGCATCTACAACAACATGCCGGCAGGCTCCAGGCAGCAGCAGGTGGAGGTGGAGAAACAGGCCTCCCTCACTCCTCGAG AGCTAGAGCTAAGACGACGAGAGGATGAATACAGGTTTACAA AGCTGCTGCAGATTGCAGGGATCAGTCCTCATGGAAATGCTCTGGGCGCCTCCATGCAGCAGCAGCTGAACCAGCAGGCACCTCcagagaagagaggaggagaagTGCTGGACTCcacacacactgacatcaaaCTAGAGAAGAGCAACATAGTGCTGCTGGGCCCCACCGGCTCAG GGAAAACACTTCTGGCCCAAACACTGGCCAAATGCCTGGATGTTCCCTTTGCGATCTGTGACTGCACCACCCTCACTCAGGCAGGGTACGTGGGAGAGGACATCGAGTCAGTCATCGCTAAGCTACTGCAAGACGCCAACTATGTGATCGAGAAAGCGCAACAAG GTATCGTGTTTTTGGATGAAGTAGACAAGATAGGGAGCGTTCCTGGGATCCATCAGTTAAGGGACGTGGGAGGAGAGGGAGTGCAGCAG GGTTTACTGAAGCTACTGGAAGGCACTATTGTTAATGTTCCTGAGAAGAACACAAGGAAACTGAGAGGTGAAACTGTCCAAGTGGACACCACCAACATCCTGTTTGTAGCATCTGGAGCGTTCAACGGACTTGACCGTATCATCAGCAGGAGAAAGAATGAGAAG TACCTTGGGTTTGGAACGCCATCTAACATGGGGAAAGGTCGACGGGCGGCGGCGGCGGCTGACCTGGCCAACACCACGGGTGGAGAGGTGGACGTGGTGGCTGAGATCGAGGAGAAGGACCGGCTTCTGAATCACGTGGAGGCCAGAGACCTCATTGAGTTCGGGATGATTCCGGAGTTTGTGGGCCGTCTTCCTGTCGTGGTCCCACTGCACAGCCTGGATGAGGAGACACTGGTGCGGATCCTCACAGAGCCACGCAATGCTGTTGTGCCTCAGTATCAGGCTCTCTTCAGCATGGACAAG TGTGATCTGAGCATGACACCTGATGCCCTGAGAGCGATTGCCAGATTGGCTCTGGAGCGTAAAACCGGAGCACGTGGGCTGAGATCCATAATG GAGAAACTGCTGCTAGATCCCATGTTTGAGGTGCCACATTCAGATATTGTGTCCGTGGAAGTGAACAAGGAAGTGGTTGATGGAAAAGCGCCACCTCGGTACATACG AGCTGCAGCTAAAGACTCCTCTGAGGAGGAATACGACTCTGGAATCGAAGAGGAAAACTGGACAAGACACGCTGATGCCGCCAAGAACTAA
- the LOC113051968 gene encoding ATP-dependent Clp protease ATP-binding subunit clpX-like, mitochondrial isoform X2: MSCTCASAARKLLNSAHRGFSGSGVQLLLLSRLGTREVHLASRVPVRWFSETSVYYAAKDGMKDGDGGKKSVGEGSGKRSSSSNSGKGGSHLRCPKCGDPCTHVETFVSSTRFVKCEKCHHFFVVLSETDTKKSLSKDPESAAEAVKLAFQQKPPPPPKKIFGYLDKFVVGQDHAKKVLSVAVYNHYKRIYNNMPAGSRQQQVEVEKQASLTPRELLQIAGISPHGNALGASMQQQLNQQAPPEKRGGEVLDSTHTDIKLEKSNIVLLGPTGSGKTLLAQTLAKCLDVPFAICDCTTLTQAGYVGEDIESVIAKLLQDANYVIEKAQQGIVFLDEVDKIGSVPGIHQLRDVGGEGVQQGLLKLLEGTIVNVPEKNTRKLRGETVQVDTTNILFVASGAFNGLDRIISRRKNEKYLGFGTPSNMGKGRRAAAAADLANTTGGEVDVVAEIEEKDRLLNHVEARDLIEFGMIPEFVGRLPVVVPLHSLDEETLVRILTEPRNAVVPQYQALFSMDKCDLSMTPDALRAIARLALERKTGARGLRSIMEKLLLDPMFEVPHSDIVSVEVNKEVVDGKAPPRYIRAAAKDSSEEEYDSGIEEENWTRHADAAKN; the protein is encoded by the exons ATGTCGTGTACGTGTGCTTCAGCAGCGAGAAAACTCCTAAACTCAGCTCACAGAG GATTCTCTGGCTCTGGAGTGCAGCTGCTGTTACTGAGCCGCTTGGGGACTCGTGAGGTTCATCTGGCAAGCCGCGTCCCCGTCAGGTGGTTCTCCGAGACGTCTGTGTATTATGCTGCAAAAGATGGGATGAAGGATGGAGATGGTGGAAAG AAATCTGTCGGTGAAGGAAGTGGGAAAAGAAGCAGCTCTAGTAATTCTGGAAAAGGAGGAAGTCACCTGAGGTGCCCCAAATGTGGAGATCCTTGCACACATGTAGAAACATTTGTTT CATCAACTCGCtttgtgaaatgtgaaaagtgcCACCACTTTTTTGTGGTGCTTTCAGAAACTGACACCAAGAAGAGTTTGAGTAAAGACCCAGAGTCTGCAGCTGAAGCTGTCAAGTTGGCTTTCCAGCAGAAACCCCCTCCGCCTCCTAAAAAG ATCTTTGGTTATCTTGATAAGTTTGTTGTGGGTCAGGATCATGCTAAGAAGGTTCTGTCAGTGGCCGTGTACAATCATTATAAACGCATCTACAACAACATGCCGGCAGGCTCCAGGCAGCAGCAGGTGGAGGTGGAGAAACAGGCCTCCCTCACTCCTCGAG AGCTGCTGCAGATTGCAGGGATCAGTCCTCATGGAAATGCTCTGGGCGCCTCCATGCAGCAGCAGCTGAACCAGCAGGCACCTCcagagaagagaggaggagaagTGCTGGACTCcacacacactgacatcaaaCTAGAGAAGAGCAACATAGTGCTGCTGGGCCCCACCGGCTCAG GGAAAACACTTCTGGCCCAAACACTGGCCAAATGCCTGGATGTTCCCTTTGCGATCTGTGACTGCACCACCCTCACTCAGGCAGGGTACGTGGGAGAGGACATCGAGTCAGTCATCGCTAAGCTACTGCAAGACGCCAACTATGTGATCGAGAAAGCGCAACAAG GTATCGTGTTTTTGGATGAAGTAGACAAGATAGGGAGCGTTCCTGGGATCCATCAGTTAAGGGACGTGGGAGGAGAGGGAGTGCAGCAG GGTTTACTGAAGCTACTGGAAGGCACTATTGTTAATGTTCCTGAGAAGAACACAAGGAAACTGAGAGGTGAAACTGTCCAAGTGGACACCACCAACATCCTGTTTGTAGCATCTGGAGCGTTCAACGGACTTGACCGTATCATCAGCAGGAGAAAGAATGAGAAG TACCTTGGGTTTGGAACGCCATCTAACATGGGGAAAGGTCGACGGGCGGCGGCGGCGGCTGACCTGGCCAACACCACGGGTGGAGAGGTGGACGTGGTGGCTGAGATCGAGGAGAAGGACCGGCTTCTGAATCACGTGGAGGCCAGAGACCTCATTGAGTTCGGGATGATTCCGGAGTTTGTGGGCCGTCTTCCTGTCGTGGTCCCACTGCACAGCCTGGATGAGGAGACACTGGTGCGGATCCTCACAGAGCCACGCAATGCTGTTGTGCCTCAGTATCAGGCTCTCTTCAGCATGGACAAG TGTGATCTGAGCATGACACCTGATGCCCTGAGAGCGATTGCCAGATTGGCTCTGGAGCGTAAAACCGGAGCACGTGGGCTGAGATCCATAATG GAGAAACTGCTGCTAGATCCCATGTTTGAGGTGCCACATTCAGATATTGTGTCCGTGGAAGTGAACAAGGAAGTGGTTGATGGAAAAGCGCCACCTCGGTACATACG AGCTGCAGCTAAAGACTCCTCTGAGGAGGAATACGACTCTGGAATCGAAGAGGAAAACTGGACAAGACACGCTGATGCCGCCAAGAACTAA
- the pdcd7 gene encoding programmed cell death protein 7 translates to MDNPHQFGYTGAPPPPFGAPAGLDGAVYAGGGAGPPPPPPAPGHAWPLYQHPPPALQQHLWPPFPAFDPSRPPPQHSENPPPCWSQNQWRPPEHHFTGQVPPNPPQHPDAAPPSYQLYSSNRQNYPFNSQSMNRPWLDGQQNNQSQSKSISITASDEESLQRSRDEQWIRSFLLKRRHTSPEPKQTKSKPSLSHVRQKLYGTVQMLSELNRLCQVLKDSLENEDVWNESLSKAIELKNNIQESLTDLKDPDCVDGLKRKLLLIRKKRARMRRRKMEHEEEKLEQEARRAEREAEIDKWQMKRILEVEEKNREKELKLAADAVLSEVRKKQADAKRMLDILKSLEKLRKLRKEAAARKGMFPGKESDERFEGHLERLRSLIRKRTAVYATEEKALRVMLEGEQEEERKRDREKRLKKEKEKLLQKKRQVDTMLFGAELPPDHPLQPFLDYYTQAERSLPALIQIRREWDQFLVSDQHPDGTSVPPGWVLPEQPADDVWATALEK, encoded by the exons ATGGATAACCCTCATCAGTTCGGTTACACGGGCGCCCCGCCGCCTCCCTTCGGCGCTCCCGCGGGTTTAGATGGCGCTGTTTATGCAGGAGGAGGCGCCGGACCACCTCCTCCTCCGCCCGCACCGGGACACGCGTGGCCCCTGTATCAGCATCCACCTCCGGCGCTGCAGCAGCATCTCTGGCCCCCGTTCCCCGCTTTCGACCCGAGCAGACCCCCTCCGCAGCACAGCGAGAACCCGCCTCCGTGCTGGTCCCAGAACCAGTGGCGTCCTCCAGAGCATCACTTCACGGGACAAGTCCCACCAAACCCGCCTCAGCATCCAGATGCAGCACCTCCATCATATCAGCTTTACTCCTCCAACCGGCAGAACTACCCATTCAACAGTCAGTCTATGAACAGACCCTGGCTGGACGGCCAACAAAACAACCAAAGCCAGAGTAAATCCATCTCTATAACAGCTTCTGATGAAGAATCCCTGCAGAGATCGAGAGACGAGCAATGGATTCGGAGTTTCCTGCTTAAGAGAAGACACACATCCCCTGAACCGAAGCAAACCAAGTCCAAGCCGTCCCTCTCTCATGTCCGACAGAAGCTGTATGGGACTGTCCAGATGCTGTCTGAGTTAAACAGGCTGTGTCAGGTGCTGAAGGATAGTTTGGAGAACGAGGACGTTTGGAACGAAAGCCTCTCAAAAGCGATCGAGCTGAAGAACAACATCCAGGAGAGCCTGACGGACCTGAAGGACCCGGACTGTGTCGACGGCCTCAAGAGGAAACTGCTGCTAATTCGTAAGAAGAGAGCCAGGATGAGGAGACGAAAGATGGAGCACGAGGAGGAGAAGCTGGAGCAGGAGGCTAGACGTGCTGAACGAGAGGCCGAGATTGATAAATGGCAGATGAAACGCATTCTTGAAGTGGAGGAGAAGAACAGA GAGAAAGAGTTGAAGCTGGCCGCTGATGCTGTTCTCTCAGAAGTCAGGAAGAAACAAGCTGATGCCAAGAGAATGCTGGACATCCTCAAATCACTGGAAAAACTCCGAAAACTCAGGAAAGAGGCTGCAGCCAGGAAGG GCATGTTTCCAGGGAAGGAGAGTGACGAGAGGTTTGAGGGTCACTTGGAGCGGTTGAGGAGTCTGATCCGTAAGCGCACGGCTGTGTACGCCACAGAAGAGAAAGCTCTGAGAGTCATGCTGGAGGGAGAACAGGAGGAGGAGCGCAAGCGAGACCGCGAGAAACGactgaagaaagagaaagagaagctgCTGCAGAAGAAACGACAGGTGGACACCATGCTGTTTGGAG cTGAATTGCCACCCGATCACCCTCTTCAGCCGTTCCTGGATTACTACACGCAGGCAGAGCGCTCCCTTCCTGCGCTGATTCAAATAAG GAGAGAGTGGGATCAGTTCCTGGTTTCTGACCAACACCCTGACGGTACATCGGTTCCTCCGGGCTGGGTTCTGCCCGAACAACCAGCTGACGACGTCTGGGCCACAGCCCTGGAGAAATGA
- the LOC113051972 gene encoding kelch repeat and BTB domain-containing protein 13-like, whose amino-acid sequence MNMAGGNLMETSSCAGVRKTLYQPMGFTKTVKVRFGDSVFTVDRSLLEQHCEYFRALFQSGMKECMEDEICLQAPSVQGFLVALRVIHGERPVLSADEIVDAIQCAVFLQIELLTEHLIDVINSDNCLLMYHTAATFGLLKLFKSAALFIRDMYVDLKEDVKCLPEDLIEHIESLVPSSYITVGTHSPTIKLLQDFMRTVCYLDEDEKDWKVLAHLPLNASTTMAGVTVLDNKLYIVGGVYDVSNKVVDTGFCYDVSTDTWSTFSSPQQLRYNCTLIGHVDDLYIIGGEYEKTVMSSVEKYKVSSDTWSFAAHLPRPASAVACAKAMRRLFICLWRPKDATEIYEYVANKDEWVLITTLVRHQSYGHCMVAHRENLYLMRNGPSDDFLRCVMDCYNLTSGQWTAMPGQYENSKGALFTAVVRGDSVFTVNRRETLEYAIEDNKWRMKKQMTGFPRIGSMWTFLLRLPKRSGELLQKKDNGVEIYSDLSSSASVHCVD is encoded by the coding sequence ATGAACATGGCAGGAGGTAACTTGATGGAGACGAGTAGCTGTGCTGGCGTGAGGAAGACGCTTTACCAGCCAATGGGTTTCACGAAAACGGTGAAAGTGAGATTCGGTGACAGTGTTTTTACAGTGGACAGGAGCCTCCTAGAGCAGCATTGTGAATACTTTCGAGCTCTTTTCCAATCTGGGATGAAGGAGTGCATGGAGGATGAGATTTGTCTTCAGGCGCCGAGTGTTCAAGGCTTCCTGGTAGCCCTTCGTGTCATACATGGAGAAAGACCTGTGTTGAGCGCTGACGAAATTGTTGACGCCATCCAATGTGCCGTGTTCCTTCAGATAGAGCTACTAACTGAGCATCTCATCGATGTTATCAATTCAGACAACTGTCTTCTAATGTATCACACAGCGGCTACTTTCGGGTTACTGAAGCTCTTCAAGAGCGCAGCTTTGTTCATTCGAGACATGTATGTAGACCTCAAAGAAGATGTTAAGTGCTTGCCAGAGGATCTGATTGAACATATAGAGTCTCTTGTTCCTAGCTCCTACATCACTGTCGGCACCCATTCGCCGACCATCAAGCTATTGCAGGACTTCATGAGGACCGTTTGTTATCTTGATGAGGATGAGAAAGACTGGAAGGTTCTCGCCCACTTGCCTCTCAACGCCAGCACCACCATGGCAGGAGTCACGGTTTTAGACAACAAGCTGTACATTGTTGGAGGAGTCTATGACGTTTCCAATAAAGTTGTGGATACTGGTTTCTGCTATGATGTATCTACAGACACTTGGAGCACATTCTCCAGCCCCCAGCAACTTCGCTACAACTGCACCTTGATCGGCCACGTGGACGACCTTTATATCATCGGCGGAGAGTATGAGAAGACCGTGATGTCTTCTGTGGAGAAGTACAAGGTCTCTTCGGACACCTGGAGCTTCGCTGCTCATCTTCCAAGACCTGCATCCGCCGTCGCTTGCGCCAAAGCCATGAGAAGACTGTTCATCTGCCTTTGGAGACCTAAAGACGCTACTGAGATTTACGAGTACGTCGCAAACAAAGATGAATGGGTGTTGATCACAACACTCGTTCGGCATCAGAGTTACGGACACTGCATGGTGGCCCACAGGGAAAATTTGTACCTCATGAGGAACGGGCCGTCTGATGATTTTTTGAGATGCGTGATGGATTGTTACAATCTGACCTCAGGTCAGTGGACGGCTATGCCCGGGCAGTACGAGAACAGTAAAGGGGCTTTGTTTACTGCAGTAGTGCGAGGCGACTCTGTGTTCACGGTGAACCGCAGAGAGACGCTGGAATACGCCATTGAGGACAATAAATGGAGGATGAAAAAACAAATGACTGGATTTCCAAGAATTGGTTCCATGTGGACGTTCCTCTTAAGACTGCCAAAGCGAAGCGGAGAGCTTTTACAAAAGAAAGATAATGGAGTCGAGATCTACTCCGACCTCAGCTCAAGTGCCTCTGTACATTGTGTTGActga